Proteins co-encoded in one Erinaceus europaeus chromosome 2, mEriEur2.1, whole genome shotgun sequence genomic window:
- the LOC103107895 gene encoding putative aspartate aminotransferase, cytoplasmic 2 isoform X7, translating into MPTLSVFKDVPLAQKIEGSLLKIYKQDDYPDKFFLAYKVCMNKEGHPWVSSVVPKIRMQISRDPSLNYEYSPAMGMKTFIQASLELLFGKSNQAIAQNRIGGLHTVGDSGAFQLGAQFLKTWRQNSQIVYIISAQKEFHGLIFQDMGFVVHEYSFWNSSKLCIDPHIIFDVLEQAPQGCVFVIGNLSNCKLTHNQWVKLMSIMKNKQIFPFFDIPSQGFITGDLEEDTRFLQYFLCCEFEFFCSQSLSRNFGIYDEGVGILVVVALNNELLLCALSQLLTFARSLWLNPPTMGARIITTILRNPTLQEQWKLSLKRVVENIMLIKEKVKEKLRLLGTPGSWEHITDQNGTHCYLGLSPQQLEYLVTKKHIYVPKSGRINFTCINTNNIDYIVNSINEAVLFSGS; encoded by the exons ATGCCCACCCTTTCAGTGTTCAAGGATGTGCCCCTAGCCCAGAAGATAGAAGGCAGCTTGCTAAAGATCTACAAGCAGGATGATTACCCAGACAAGTTTTTCCTGGCTTATAAAG TCTGCATGAACAAAGAAGGCCATCCCTGGGTCTCTTCCGTGGTGCCCAAGATCCGAATGCAGATCTCACGGGATCCCTCTCTGAACTATGAGTACTCGCCTGCGATGGGCATGAAAACATTCATCCAAGCCTCCTTGGAACTCCTCTTTGGAAAAAGCAACCAAGCCATTGCACAGAACAGG ATAGGGGGTTTGCACACAGTTGGTGACAGTGGTGCTTTCCAACTTGGTGCCCAGTTCCTCAAAACTTGGCGCCAGAATTCTCAGATAGTTTACATCATTTCTGCACAAAAAG AATTTCATGGACTTATCTTCCAAGACATGGGCTTTGTAGTTCATGAATACTCCTTCTGGAACTCCAGCAAACTGTGCATCGACCCACACATAATCTTCGATGTATTGGAG CAAGCCCCACAGGGCTGTGTCTTCGTGATAGGGAACTTGAGCAATTGCAAGCTGACACACAACCAGTGGGTAAAGTTGATGTCTATCATGAAG AACAAACagatattcccattttttgacaTTCCATCTCAAGGTTTCATCACAGGTGACTTGGAAGAAGATACTAGATTCTTACAGTACTTTTTGTGTTGTGAATTTGAGTTTTTCTGCAGTCAGTCTCTGTCCAGGAACTTTGGCATTTACG ATGAAGGAGTGGGGATCCTGGTCGTGGTGGCACTCAACAACGAGCTCCTGCTGTGTGCCCTCTCCCAGTTGCTCACTTTTGCCAGGTCCCTGTGGCTAAACCCTCCTACCATGGGTGCTcgcatcatcaccaccatcctcCGTAACCCTACTCTGCAAGAACAATG GAAGCTGAGTCTAAAAAGGGTTGTAGAGAACATCATGTTGATCAAAGAAAAAGTGAAGGAGAAGTTGCGGCTTCTGGGAACTCCTGGCTCCTGGGAACACATCACTGACCAGAATGGGACCCATTGCTATCTGGGACTCAGTC CCCAGCAGCTGGAATACCTGGTCACAAAGAAGCACATCTATGTCCCCAAGAGTGGTCGGATCAACTTCACCTGCATTAATACCAACAACATAGACTACATTGTCAACAGCATCAATGAAGCAGTACTCTTCTCAGGAAGCTGA